The Erigeron canadensis isolate Cc75 chromosome 4, C_canadensis_v1, whole genome shotgun sequence genome window below encodes:
- the LOC122595286 gene encoding probable LRR receptor-like serine/threonine-protein kinase At4g37250, with translation MATFLHLFFTFSLFISSIFALNNDGVLLLSFKYSILSDPLSVLDTWNYDDPTPCSWKGVTCESFSGSFMVTTLSLPDSQLLGSIPQDLGMIPYLHSLDLSNNSLNGSLPPSLFNSSKLESISLSSNVISGNFPDSITNLLSLKFLNLSDNAFSGKLPNSLATLKNLTTISLKNNYFSGSIPGGFDYAEVLDLSFNMFNETLPLDFGGERLRYLNLSNNKLSGSVPSEFAEKVKSDATIDLSFNNLTGEIPQLLPLARQKTEFFAGNLDLCGKPLRNMCTIPSSLSAPPNVTSNGSASAAIAAIPRNIDPSPSTSSSTNPGPASSHGGPKVNPTKIAAIVAGDLAGIGLLAILFLYAYNLRKKKMYKNQDQNENPKPETLNQDTKITKNISTPTRAQSTTCSCFERVTRDESSEVGTGSDSDHENSSLTIDLKDGENDKQKSLVMVDGETELEMETLLKASAYVLGTSGSSIVYKAVLGGGRDGGGTAFAVRRIGESGVERMREFENIVRIIAKLKHPNLLKVRGFYWGEDEKLVIYDYVSNGSLAAAGYKKVGSSPCQLPFGVRLKIAKGIAMGLAYVHEKKHVHGNIKPSNILLTPEMDPIISDFGLEWLIFGKHNKTKGSNRHFGSKRSISSREELMIHHDYHHSASSSPYMAPATGLLGCTSPYHAPESMKSLKANPKWDVYSFGIVLLELISGKVFSERELGLWNASSSTMDDESSILRLADLCIRTDTDGRRDATLTCFKLGFSCASLNPQKRPSMKEALLILEKIPSLSFQ, from the exons ATGGCCACTTTCCTTCatcttttcttcacattttctCTCTTCATTTCTTCAATCTTTGCACTCAACAATGATGGAGTTCTTTTACTATCTTTCAAATACTCTATTCTTTCTGACCCACTTTCAGTTCTTGATACTTGGAACTATGATGATCCAACTCCATGTTCATGGAAAGGTGTAACTTGTGAATCTTTTTCCGGGTCTTTTATGGTTACTACTTTATCGCTTCCTGATTCCCAACTTCTTGGTTCCATTCCTCAAGATTTGGGAATGATTCCATACCTTCATTCTCTTGATCTCTCTAATAACTCTTTAAATGGTAGCTTACCACCTTCCCTTTTCAATTCTTCTAAACTCGAGTCCATTTCTTTATCTTCAAATGTCATTTCTGGCAACTTCCCAGATTCAATAACTAATTTGCTTAGTCTAAAGTTTCTAAATCTTTCTGATAATGCATTTTCGGGTAAGTTGCCAAATAGTCTAGCCACGTTGAAGAACCTAACTACCAtttctttgaaaaataattatttctCTGGAAGTATTCCTGGTGGATTTGATTATGCGGAGGTACTAGATTTGTCTTTCAATATGTTCAATGAGACTCTCCCACTTGATTTTGGTGGCGAGAGATTGCGTTATTTGAATCTTTCAAATAACAAACTTTCGGGTTCTGTTCCATCTGAATTCGCCGAAAAAGTAAAGAGTGATGCAACTATTGACCTCTCGTTTAACAACTTAACGGGCGAAATCCCTCAGTTGTTACCGTTAGCCCGACAAAAAACAGAGTTTTTCGCGGGGAATTTGGATTTGTGCGGAAAACCATTAAGAAATATGTGTACAATTCCTTCGTCTTTATCAGCTCCCCCTAATGTTACTTCAAATGGCTCTGCCTCGGCTGCAATAGCAGCCATTCCAAGAAATATAGACCCGTCGCCTTCCACGTCTTCATCAACCAACCCCGGGCCAGCATCTAGTCATGGTGGCCCGAAAGTCAATCCAACTAAAATAGCAGCCATTGTGGCTGGTGATTTAGCTGGTATTGGTCTTCTAGCCATTCTTTTTCTCTACGCATACAACTTGCGTAAGAAAAAGATGTACAAGAACCAAGACCAGAATGAAAACCCTAAACCCGAAACCTTAAACCAGGATACCAAGATAACCAAAAACATTTCCACCCCAACCAGAGCCCAGTCTACAACATGCTCATGTTTTGAAAGAGTCACTAGGGACGAGTCGTCAGAAGTAGGGACAGGGTCCGATAGTGATCACGAAAACAGTAGTCTTACTATCGACTTGAAGGATGGAGAGAATGATAAACAAAAGTCTTTGGTGATGGTGGATGGTGAGACAGAACTCGAAATGGAGACATTGTTGAAGGCTTCAGCTTATGTGTTGGGGACAAGTGGCTCGAGTATTGTCTACAAGGCGGTGTTGGGTGGCGGTAGAGATGGTGGAGGGACGGCGTTTGCTGTTCGTAGGATCGGTGAGAGTGGAGTGGAGAGGATGAGGGAGTTTGAGAATATAGTAAGGATTATTGCTAAGCTAAAACATCCAAATTTGTTGAAGGTTCGAGGGTTTTATTGGGGTGAAGATGAAAAGCTTGTTATATATGATTATGTATCTAATGGAAGCTTAGCTGCTGCTGGTTACA AAAAGGTCGGTTCATCTCCATGCCAATTACCTTTTGGGGTTCGACTCAAGATAGCAAAAGGGATCGCTATGGGGTTAGCGTATGTTCACGAAAAGAAACATGTACATGGCAATATAAAACCAAGCAATATCCTCTTGACACCGGAAATGGACCCAATTATAAGTGATTTCGGCTTAGAATGGCTCATATTTGGTAAACACAACAAAACCAAGGGGTCAAACCGACATTTTGGTAGCAAGCGATCAATATCATCACGTGAAGAATTGATGATCCATCATGATTATCATCACTCGGCTAGTAGTAGTCCTTACATGGCTCCGGCTACAGGCTTACTTGGGTGCACATCTCCCTACCATGCACCAGAGTCGATGAAAAGCCTAAAAGCCAACCCAAAATGGGATGTTTACTCATTTGGGATTGTGTTGCTTGAGCTCATATCGGGGAAAGTGTTCTCAGAGAGGGAATTAGGACTATGGAATGCTAGTTCATCAACTATGGACGATGAGAGCTCAATCTTAAGGTTAGCAGACTTGTGCATCAGAACGGACACTGACGGCAGACGTGATGCAACACTTACATGCTTCAAACTAGGGTTTAGTTGTGCATCATTGAACCCACAAAAAAGACCTTCAATGAAAGAGGCATTGCTAATACTTGAAAAGATACCATCTTTATCTTTTCAATGA
- the LOC122595287 gene encoding probable carbohydrate esterase At4g34215: protein MGISSSAQKDGQPTTTTTTKKQIFILSGQSNMAGRGGVKNKHWDKVVPDDCKPDPSTIHRLNANLIWETAQEPLHADIDTRKICGIGPGMSFANAIKDYIVGVIDLVPCAVGGTAIKEWAKGQKLYEDMVRRAKAAVKSGGEIKCLLWYQGESDTDSLHVANCYKLDMENFVHNVRADLGLPDLPIIQVAIASGTDAKCIEVVREAQKAIDLPNVVCVDAKGLELKEDNLHLTTEAQVQLGHMLADAYLAHFG, encoded by the exons atgggaatATCAAGCTCGGCCCAGAAAGATGGCCAACCAACCACCACCACGACAACCAAAAAACAGATCTTCATATTATCCGGTCAAAGCAACATGGCAGGCCGTGGTGGTGTGAAAAACAAACACTGGGACAAAGTCGTCCCAGATGACTGCAAACCCGATCCATCAACAATCCATCGTCTAAACGCAAATCTTATATGGGAAACAGCCCAAGAGCCACTTCATGCGGATATAGACACAAGAAAAATATGTGGAATTGGTCCAGGAATGTCATTTGCCAATGCAATTAAGGATTATATTGTTGGAGTTATAGATCTTGTCCCATGTGCTGTCGGTGGGACTGCTATTAAAGAATGGGCCAAAGGTCAGAAGTTGTATGAAGATATGGTTAGGAGAGCTAAGGCTGCTGTGAAAAGTGGTGGTGAGATTAAGTGTTTGCTTTGGTATCAAGGAGAAAGTGATACGGATAGTCTTCATGTTGCCAATTGTTATAAGTTGGATATGGAAAATTTTGTACATAATGTTCGGGCTGATCTTGGATTACCTGATCTGCCTATTATTCAG GTAGCAATTGCATCTGGTACGGATGCAAAATGCATTGAGGTGGTTAGAGAAGCACAAAAGGCGATCGATCTACCCAATGTAGTGTGTGTGGATGCAAAGGGATTGGAACTGAAAGAAGACAACCTGCATTTGACGACTGAGGCTCAGGTTCAGCTTGGTCATATGTTGGCCGACGCATATCTAGCTCATTTTGGGTAG
- the LOC122595770 gene encoding protein TIC 21, chloroplastic-like: MQTFLLPAARSGSAPPPSTLTKQHSSPNLRRPLSALKFPSLPTHTPLSFTPFSLQIYQNNNQISRNPITKIASAPISATYNSPNEDSEKAKLAQVAKRLESTSRYFKRLGSLGFWGQLVCTIVAAVILSFSVVITGKITSPATFYATAGGIVAGFVSVFWSFGYIRLSDRLRKTVNDPSKAPPRADVVKNLKSGIVMNLLGMGAAILGMQATVGLLVAKALTTSSNPYYQGISPGNSPVLALDVFLVQAGANTILSHFLGLVFSLELLRSVTVPPSDGIPVPRAA; this comes from the exons ATGCAAACTTTCCTACTGCCGGCAGCTCGTTCCGGCAGTGCACCACCGCCGTCAACACTAACTAAACAACACTCATCACCGAATCTCCGGCGACCTCTCTCCGCCCTAAAGTTTCCATCTTTACCAACTCACACCCCCCTTTCATTCACACCTTTTTCACTACAAATTTATcagaataataatcaaatttcaaGAAACCCCATAACTAAAATTGCTTCAGCCCCTATTTCTGCCACCTATAATTCCCCAAATGAAGATTCAGAAAAAGCAAAACTTGCTCAG GTTGCAAAGAGATTAGAGAGTACCTCAAGGTATTTCAAGAGGTTAGGTAGCTTAGGATTTTGGGGGCAGCTTGTTTGTACGATTGTAGCTGCGGTTATCCTTTCGTTTTCGGTTGTGATTACCGGGAAGATTACGTCACCGGCTACATTTTATGCTACTGCTGGTGGTATTGTAGCTGGTTTCGTTTCAGTGTTTTGGTCGTTTGGTTATATTCGTCTTTCTGACAGGCTTCGGAAAACTGTCAATGACCCTTCAAAG GCACCTCCTCGTGCTGATGTTGTGAAGAACTTGAAAAGTGGGATAGTCATGAACCTTTTGGGTATGGGTGCTGCCATCCTGGGGATGCAAGCTACTGTTGGCCTGCTAGTGGCCAAGGCCCTCACAACATCATCTAACCCCTATTACCAGGGCATCTCTCCTGGGAATAGCCCTGTCCTTGCGTTGGATGTTTTCTTGGTCCAG GCGGGTGCAAATACAATCCTATCACATTTCTTGGGACTTGTGTTTTCTTTGGAGTTACTCCGCTCGGTCACAGTACCACCTTCAGATGGCATCCCTGTTCCTCGGGCAGCATAA